A genomic window from Nicotiana sylvestris chromosome 11, ASM39365v2, whole genome shotgun sequence includes:
- the LOC104248832 gene encoding E3 ubiquitin-protein ligase PUB23-like: protein MEEVEVPSYFLCPISMEVMRDPVTISTGITYDRENIEKWLFSCKHTTCPVTKQELQITDLTPNHNLRRLIQSWCILNSCHGIQRIPTPKPQVHKTHVVKILNEAKKCPEMQLKCLRRLRSIAHANESNKKCLESAGVVAFLASVIKKREVALVEDSEFTKASDEALNILFHLNPSDEELKRFISQDEQFLDSLLHFLKCGNFQSRAYAIMLLKSAFNVADPAQLIGIKPEYFKAIVGILNDKISEQATKAALKILVELCPWGRNRIKAAENGAVLALIELLLDTKERRGCELILAVLDHLCSCAEGRAELLSHGAGIAIVSKKILRVSHVASDRAVRILCSISKFSATSKVLQEMLQVGVVSKLCLVLQVDTSPKTKEKTKEILRLHSRVWRDSLCIPSHLLSSYPS from the coding sequence atggaaGAAGTTGAAGTTCCTTCCTATTTTCTTTGTCCAATCTCAATGGAAGTAATGAGGGATCCAGTTACAATCTCAACTGGAATCACCTATGACAGAGAGAACATAGAAAAATGGTTATTTTCATGCAAACACACAACTTGTCCTGTCACAAAACAAGAACTACAAATCACAGATCTCACCCCAAATCACAATCTCCGCCGTCTGATCCAATCTTGGTGCATATTAAATTCTTGTCATGGTATCCAACGAATCCCAACTCCAAAACCTCAAGTTCACAAAACCCATGTTGTTAAAATCCTAAACGAAGCCAAAAAATGTCCAGAAATGCAACTTAAATGCCTTAGGAGACTTAGATCAATTGCACATGCAAATGAGAGTAACAAAAAATGTTTGGAGTCAGCTGGGGTTGTTGCTTTTTTAGCATCAGTGATTAAGAAAAGAGAAGTGGCTTTAGTTGAAGATTCAGAATTCACAAAGGCAAGTGATGAAGCTTTAAATATTCTTTTTCATCTTAATCCTTCTGATGAAGAGTTGAAAAGGTTCATTTCCCAAGATGAACAATTCTTGGATTCTTTACTTCATTTCTTGAAATGTGGGAATTTCCAATCTCGAGCCTATGCGATAATGTTATTAAAATCAGCTTTCAATGTGGCTGATCCAGCACAATTAATTGGTATAAAGCCAGAATATTTTAAAGCTATAGTTGGTATACTAAATGATAAAATTTCCGAACAAGCAACAAAGGCAGCACTCAAGATTCTAGTTGAATTATGTCCATGGGGAAGAAATAGAATAAAAGCAGCTGAAAATGGAGCAGTTTTAGCACTAATTGAACTTCTCCTTGacacaaaagaaagaaggggttgCGAATTGATACTTGCAGTATTGGATCATTTATGTAGTTGTGCTGAAGGGAGAGCTGAATTATTAAGCCATGGGGCAGGAATAGCAATTGTTTCAAAGAAAATTCTAAGGGTTTCACATGTGGCAAGTGATAGGGCAGTGAGGATTCTTTGTTCAATATCTAAGTTCTCAGCTACAAGTAAAGTTCTACAAGAAATGTTGCAAGTTGGAGTTGTGTCAAAGTTGTGTTTGGTGCTTCAAGTGGATACTAGTCCAAAAACAAAGGAGAAAACTAAAGAAATTCTAAGGTTGCATTCTAGGGTTTGGAGGGATTCCTTATGTATTCCTTCTCATTTGCTCTCTTCTTACCCTTCATGA